The following is a genomic window from Chania multitudinisentens RB-25.
CGTTATTCTGCTGATTCTGGTGGATGCTTTCGGGCAAATCAGTAAAGGGGCGCAGCGCTGGCTGGATTTGGGTTTTGTGCGTTTTCAACCTTCGGAAATCGCCAAGATCGCCGTGCCGCTCATGGTCGCCCGGTTTATGAACCGAGACGTGTGCCCACCTTCACTGAAAAATACCGGCATTGCACTGGTACTGATTTTCCTGCCTACCCTGCTGGTTGCCGCACAGCCGGATCTTGGCACATCCATTTTGATCGCCGCTTCCGGTCTGTTTGTACTCTTTCTTTCAGGGATGAGTTGGAAGCTGATCTGCCTTGCCGCCGTGCTGTTGGCCGCCTTTATTCCAGTACTGTGGTTCTTCCTGATGCATGACTATCAGCGAGATCGTGTGATGATGCTGCTCGATCCAGAAAGCGATCCGCTCGGTGCCGGTTACCACATTATTCAGTCAAAAATTGCTATTGGTTCCGGTGGTCTGGCTGGCAAAGGCTGGCTGCATGGTACGCAGTCGCAATTGGAGTTCCTGCCTGAACGCCATACCGATTTTATCTTCGCCGTGTTGGCGGAGGAGTTGGGTCTGATCGGTGTACTGATTTTGCTGGTGCTGTACCTGTTGGTGATTATCCGTGGGCTGATGATCGCAGCTCGGGCACAAACCACTTTCGGCCGTGTGATGGTCGGCGGATTGATGCTGATCCTGTTCGTTTATGTGTTTGTCAACATTGGCATGGTCAGTGGTATTTTACCGGTTGTTGGCGTACCTTTGCCTCTGGTCAGCTATGGTGGTTCGGCGCTGATCGTACTCATGGCTGGGTTTGGCATTGTCATGTCAATCCACACGCATCGAAAAATGCTGTCTAAAAATCTATAGAGGTGAGTAATGCGTAAGGAATGGCGTTGGATCGGTGCAGTTGCTGCGGCAGTCTTACTCTCGGCTTGTACCACCACAATGGAAGAAACGCAGGCTCCGCCAGCGCAGCCCTACAGTGGGCCAGTGGTAGAGATTGGCGGAGTGGAACCGCATTATGAGCCTTATAACCCTGGTACTTTGCAGGATTATACGGTGAATGGCGATACTTACCGCATCGTGAAAGATCCGCAAAACTTTTCACAAATAGGGCTAGCTGCCTGGTATGGCGAAGAAGCCAGCGGGAATACTACCGCCATTGGTGAACGCTTCAATCCGAACGCCCTGACTGCCGCCCACCCAACCTTGCCGATCCCAAGCTACGTGCGCGTCACCAACCAGGCCAATGGTCGCCAATTAGTGGTACGTGTCAACGATCGTGGCCCTTATACTCCAGGCCGGATTATTGACCTGTCGAAAGCCGCCGCCGATCGTCTCAATCTGACCAGCAATACCAAAGTGAAAGTCGACTTTATCAGCGTTGCGCCAGACGGTTCCCTGAGTGGCCCCGGCACTGTCGGTACTGTAGTCGCCAAACAGAGTTATGCCCTGCCAGCACGCCCAGATCTAGGCTCAAGCGACCTGGGCACGCCGATACAGCAAGAATCTCCAACCAACAATGGTGCCGCTGTACGCCCGATTGACAACAACAGCCTGCGTAATGATGACGGTTTACCTGCCCGTCGA
Proteins encoded in this region:
- the mrdB gene encoding peptidoglycan glycosyltransferase MrdB (rod shape-determining protein RodA) encodes the protein MTESQQKGSIWTKIHIDPTFLLLILALLVYSAFVMWSASGQDIGMMERKIGQILMGLIVMGVMAQIPPRVYESWAPYLYIFCVILLILVDAFGQISKGAQRWLDLGFVRFQPSEIAKIAVPLMVARFMNRDVCPPSLKNTGIALVLIFLPTLLVAAQPDLGTSILIAASGLFVLFLSGMSWKLICLAAVLLAAFIPVLWFFLMHDYQRDRVMMLLDPESDPLGAGYHIIQSKIAIGSGGLAGKGWLHGTQSQLEFLPERHTDFIFAVLAEELGLIGVLILLVLYLLVIIRGLMIAARAQTTFGRVMVGGLMLILFVYVFVNIGMVSGILPVVGVPLPLVSYGGSALIVLMAGFGIVMSIHTHRKMLSKNL
- the rlpA gene encoding endolytic peptidoglycan transglycosylase RlpA → MRKEWRWIGAVAAAVLLSACTTTMEETQAPPAQPYSGPVVEIGGVEPHYEPYNPGTLQDYTVNGDTYRIVKDPQNFSQIGLAAWYGEEASGNTTAIGERFNPNALTAAHPTLPIPSYVRVTNQANGRQLVVRVNDRGPYTPGRIIDLSKAAADRLNLTSNTKVKVDFISVAPDGSLSGPGTVGTVVAKQSYALPARPDLGSSDLGTPIQQESPTNNGAAVRPIDNNSLRNDDGLPARRGGFLGAPSALPAGVLEGSEPQPTISSTPVVAVPQVTASANGNLVVQVGALSNAERAQSWQQQLSQQFGVPGKVSTSGNVYRVQLGPFSDRQQAIQLQQRLANEAQQQSFITAAP